The sequence ATCTGCAGCACGGGCTCCAGCCCCATCTGTTTCAGCCGGATACAGGCGGCCAGGCTGCAGAGCCTGGTGACCGAGGTCTGGTTATCGGTGATATTTATGGCGTCCACATGATCCTTGATCATGTTGGCTTTTTTCGTGATGACCTCGCCGTCACTGCCTCGAGGCGGTCCACACTCTGAGGTCACGGCCAGATGGCCGGCGGCGAGTATTTGTTCCAGCTTGCTGTTGGTGGCGGTTTTCATAGTTTCACATCCTCCCTGACCACCTTTCGAGGTCCCCCGGCCCTTTCAGTGGACCAATCCTTGATTGGGGTGACCTGTTCATAGGCATCCAGCTTGCCCAGGCTTTTAAGCCGGTCAATGATTAGCTGCCAGCCGCAGTCAATGTCAGGGTTGATTTCGCATTTGCCATTGGTTGATCCGCCGCAGGGTCCGTTGAGCATCCTTTTGGAACACCGCGATATGGGGCAGATTCCGCCCGTTTGAGCCAGAATGCACTGGCCGCATGCCTGGCATCTTTCGCTCCAGACGCCTCTTTCTTCGCTCACGCCGATAAAGCATGTATTCACGCCCGGAATGACGGGCATGGCCGGGTATTTCTCGGCCATGAACTGAACGCCTGCCCCGCAGGCCAGGGACAGGATGACCTCGTATTGATC comes from Deltaproteobacteria bacterium and encodes:
- a CDS encoding methylenetetrahydrofolate reductase C-terminal domain-containing protein, which translates into the protein MIVAEKKPIEEVIESLQEYRKILVAGCNECVTVCEAGGKKEVGILASALRIHFLNQGIEVKLDEVTLERQCDPEYLEEIRGVIDQYEVILSLACGAGVQFMAEKYPAMPVIPGVNTCFIGVSEERGVWSERCQACGQCILAQTGGICPISRCSKRMLNGPCGGSTNGKCEINPDIDCGWQLIIDRLKSLGKLDAYEQVTPIKDWSTERAGGPRKVVREDVKL